A portion of the Bacillus thuringiensis genome contains these proteins:
- a CDS encoding phosphotransferase family protein — MNMEWLEQLLGKEWSLVPAGGVTGDAYIAQNGQQKLFLKRNTSPFLAVLSAEGIVPKLLWTRRVTNGDVISAQKWLPGQKLEPEDMKLERVAKLLKKIHSSKALVQMIQRLGKQPLHAQELLQQLQLVLRGDIRDDETIQQGLQYLMDSLKAIEYNEFVVCHCDVNHNNWILSDEDELFLIDWDGAVIADPALDLGMLLYWYIPRQEWSEWLGFYDIEMDESLLRRMRWYVIAQTILSIQWHTTKKQQAEAEYWHQYLQQLLASE; from the coding sequence ATGAATATGGAATGGTTGGAACAATTATTAGGAAAAGAGTGGAGTCTTGTACCGGCTGGTGGAGTAACGGGCGATGCATATATTGCGCAAAACGGACAACAGAAGTTATTTTTAAAGCGGAATACATCGCCCTTTTTAGCGGTATTGTCAGCAGAAGGAATTGTTCCAAAATTACTTTGGACAAGAAGGGTAACGAACGGTGATGTAATTTCTGCTCAAAAATGGCTTCCGGGACAGAAGTTAGAGCCAGAGGATATGAAACTAGAACGTGTTGCGAAACTTTTGAAGAAAATTCACTCCTCTAAAGCGCTTGTACAGATGATTCAAAGACTTGGGAAGCAGCCGCTTCACGCACAAGAGTTATTACAACAACTGCAACTCGTTTTAAGAGGAGATATAAGGGATGATGAAACAATTCAGCAAGGCCTTCAATATTTAATGGATTCATTAAAAGCTATTGAATACAATGAATTCGTTGTATGCCATTGTGATGTAAACCATAACAACTGGATATTGTCGGATGAAGATGAGTTGTTTTTAATTGATTGGGATGGAGCTGTAATTGCTGACCCAGCTCTAGACCTTGGTATGTTATTATATTGGTACATTCCGCGCCAGGAGTGGAGTGAGTGGCTCGGTTTTTATGATATTGAAATGGATGAATCGCTGCTTAGGCGCATGAGATGGTATGTGATAGCACAAACGATTTTGTCTATTCAATGGCATACAACAAAAAAACAGCAAGCAGAAGCTGAATATTGGCATCAATATTTACAGCAACTACTTGCTTCAGAATAA
- the pulA gene encoding type I pullulanase encodes MLKVKRPFDAYLDEMNKITILLPHAYGTSRTFRLQEGSNVKDLPIAHTIALPDATKYECFIEEPLDVGKYYTVRDERNEETDLQIGAVIRTTIFDEKYYYEGTDLGAVYQKEETTFKVWAPTARLAKVRIYKSDKEYTDHEMYRGENGVWIQTLQGDLDGARYTFLVCINLIWNEAVDPYAKSVTVNGKHGVVIDLEKTNVTRREGLPPLQSMTDAILYELHIRDATIHQNSGVSQKGTYKGLMEEGTTGRNGTLTGLSHIKDLGVTHVELLPLYCFGGVDEANPSSAYNWGYNPLYYNAPTGFYATNPSDPYNRIVECKQLIETFHEHGIRVIIDVVYNHVYERELSSFEKLVPGYYFRHGEDGMPSNGTGVGNDIASERKMMRKFIVESILYWLTEYNVDGFRFDLMGILDVDTMNMIEKEVRNIKRDALLLGEGWDLQTPLPLEEKATLNNAKKMPHIAQFNDQFRDGIKGSTFHINKRGFAFGGHVDCNHLQYIAAGSLLSMKETGLFLEPAQSINYVECHDNMTMWDKLVRSNEESEAILKKRHLLASAMVILSQGIPFLHAGQEFYRTKKGNENSYNASDEINQLDWDQKEKEIETVNYIKGLIAIRKEHGAFRLQNADLIKKHMTFLQTSTEVLAYHLEHAESFGPWKEIVVLFNSGLEAKTVQLPKEEMWHVIVDEKQAKIEPISSFRGKELRLAPISTYILTIM; translated from the coding sequence ATGTTGAAAGTAAAACGTCCATTTGATGCCTATTTAGATGAAATGAATAAAATTACAATTTTGCTCCCACATGCGTATGGAACAAGTCGGACATTTCGTTTGCAAGAAGGAAGTAATGTGAAAGATTTACCGATTGCTCATACGATTGCGCTTCCAGATGCAACGAAGTATGAGTGCTTTATAGAAGAGCCGCTAGATGTGGGGAAGTATTATACAGTACGAGATGAACGGAATGAAGAAACGGATTTACAAATAGGTGCTGTTATTCGAACAACAATTTTCGATGAAAAGTATTATTACGAAGGTACAGATTTAGGTGCTGTGTATCAAAAAGAAGAAACGACATTTAAAGTATGGGCCCCAACTGCAAGGCTTGCGAAAGTAAGAATTTATAAGAGCGATAAAGAATATACCGATCATGAAATGTACAGGGGAGAAAACGGAGTTTGGATTCAAACATTACAAGGTGATTTAGACGGAGCACGCTATACATTTCTCGTTTGTATTAATTTAATATGGAACGAAGCTGTGGATCCTTATGCAAAGTCGGTGACGGTAAACGGAAAACACGGTGTTGTTATCGATTTAGAAAAAACGAATGTAACAAGACGAGAGGGATTACCACCGTTACAATCAATGACAGATGCCATATTGTATGAACTGCATATTCGTGATGCGACTATACATCAAAATAGTGGAGTGAGTCAAAAGGGAACATATAAAGGATTGATGGAAGAGGGAACAACAGGACGGAACGGGACGTTAACAGGGTTGTCTCATATAAAAGATTTAGGTGTTACACATGTTGAACTATTACCTTTATATTGTTTCGGTGGTGTAGATGAGGCGAATCCTTCGTCCGCCTATAATTGGGGATATAATCCATTATATTACAATGCACCAACAGGATTTTATGCTACAAATCCCTCTGACCCGTATAACAGGATAGTAGAGTGTAAACAGTTGATCGAGACATTTCATGAGCATGGCATTAGGGTGATTATAGATGTTGTATATAATCATGTTTATGAAAGAGAGCTATCATCATTTGAAAAGCTTGTTCCAGGCTATTATTTTCGTCATGGTGAAGATGGTATGCCCTCTAATGGGACGGGAGTCGGAAATGATATAGCGTCTGAACGGAAAATGATGAGGAAATTCATTGTAGAGTCTATTTTATATTGGCTTACTGAATACAATGTCGATGGATTCCGATTCGACTTAATGGGAATTTTAGATGTTGATACAATGAATATGATAGAAAAAGAAGTGCGAAACATAAAACGAGATGCTTTGTTATTAGGAGAAGGATGGGATTTACAAACACCGCTTCCTCTTGAGGAAAAAGCAACGTTAAATAATGCGAAGAAAATGCCACATATCGCGCAGTTTAATGATCAATTTCGTGATGGGATAAAAGGGAGTACATTTCATATAAATAAGCGTGGTTTTGCATTTGGTGGGCATGTAGACTGTAATCATTTGCAGTATATTGCAGCAGGAAGCCTTTTAAGTATGAAAGAAACAGGGCTGTTTCTAGAGCCGGCGCAAAGTATTAACTATGTAGAATGTCATGATAATATGACGATGTGGGATAAACTAGTGCGCAGTAATGAAGAATCAGAAGCGATTTTGAAAAAACGTCACCTGCTAGCGAGCGCAATGGTTATTCTTTCACAAGGTATTCCTTTCTTACATGCAGGACAAGAGTTTTATCGTACGAAGAAAGGAAATGAAAATAGCTATAATGCAAGTGATGAGATCAATCAATTAGATTGGGATCAAAAAGAGAAAGAAATAGAGACCGTTAACTATATAAAAGGTTTAATTGCGATTCGTAAAGAGCATGGGGCATTCCGATTACAAAACGCAGACCTTATAAAAAAACATATGACTTTTTTACAAACATCTACAGAAGTACTTGCATATCACCTAGAGCATGCAGAATCGTTTGGGCCGTGGAAAGAGATTGTCGTTTTATTTAATAGTGGTTTAGAAGCTAAAACTGTGCAACTTCCGAAAGAAGAAATGTGGCATGTGATAGTAGACGAAAAGCAAGCGAAAATAGAGCCAATTTCTTCATTTAGAGGAAAGGAACTTAGGCTCGCTCCAATTAGCACGTATATATTGACGATAATGTGA
- the thpR gene encoding RNA 2',3'-cyclic phosphodiesterase produces the protein MDRHYFVAITLPNHIKEVLSNYKEDTNEELPFRSWVHKEDYHITLSFLGGATEEQLKGIKNGLQTLTKTKELSFTLQGFSTFGRENQPRIFWAKVSENHDLFQLQKQVHVICEENGFSLETRPYHPHITVARKWIGEEKFHLESIKEVPEISFQADTITLYESHVKETPKYKSIAEIKLQK, from the coding sequence ATGGATAGGCATTATTTTGTCGCAATTACGTTACCAAATCATATAAAAGAAGTGCTGTCTAACTATAAAGAGGATACGAATGAGGAATTACCATTTCGTTCGTGGGTACATAAGGAAGATTATCATATTACCCTTTCCTTTTTAGGAGGTGCGACAGAAGAACAGTTAAAAGGGATAAAGAATGGATTACAAACACTTACAAAAACAAAAGAACTATCGTTCACGTTACAAGGTTTTTCAACGTTTGGTAGGGAAAATCAGCCCCGTATTTTTTGGGCGAAGGTAAGTGAGAATCACGATTTGTTTCAGTTGCAAAAGCAAGTACATGTCATTTGTGAAGAAAATGGATTTTCTCTAGAAACACGCCCGTATCATCCGCATATTACTGTTGCCCGTAAATGGATAGGAGAAGAAAAGTTTCATTTAGAAAGTATAAAAGAAGTGCCTGAAATATCATTTCAAGCAGATACAATTACTTTATACGAATCCCACGTGAAAGAAACCCCGAAGTATAAATCGATTGCTGAAATAAAATTACAAAAATAG
- the pepV gene encoding dipeptidase PepV translates to MSAINWTEEVAKRKDDLIRDTQQFLQIKSVWEEESAKEGAPFGEGVEKALSFMLHKGEAEGFASKNLEGYAGHLEMGQGEELVGILCHVDVVPEGDGWTTPAYSADIRDGKIFARGAIDDKGPTMAAYYAMKIVKELGLPLSKRVRMIIGTDEESNWKCVDHYFKNEEMPTIGFAPDADFPIINAEKGISDIQVVQNGSEEKKGTYELVSFDSGRRLNMVPDFAEAVITGEDVNALTVAYEEYLQTAKKIGKSTIEGNTVTLQIEGISAHGSTPEKGENAGLLLANFLTTVSLDGKATAFATFATETFTGDIFGEKATIAYKDEISGPLTVNVGRLSYTKENGGNLGLNVRYPVTTNFEEMIAKLKEYVGTYGFAVADYSNSRPHHVDKDHELIRTLQRVYEEQTGEKAELLAIGGGTYARSLKAGVAFGPLFPGKEELAHQKDEYIEIEDLLKATAIYAQAIHELAK, encoded by the coding sequence ATGTCAGCGATTAATTGGACTGAAGAAGTTGCAAAACGAAAAGATGATTTAATTCGTGATACACAACAATTTTTACAAATTAAAAGTGTATGGGAAGAAGAATCGGCGAAAGAAGGCGCACCATTCGGTGAAGGTGTAGAAAAAGCGCTATCTTTCATGTTACATAAAGGAGAAGCTGAAGGTTTTGCTTCTAAAAATTTAGAAGGATATGCAGGTCATCTTGAAATGGGACAAGGAGAAGAGTTAGTAGGTATTCTTTGTCACGTTGATGTTGTACCAGAAGGAGATGGCTGGACGACTCCTGCGTATAGTGCGGATATTCGCGACGGAAAGATTTTTGCACGTGGTGCAATTGACGATAAAGGCCCAACGATGGCAGCATATTATGCGATGAAAATTGTGAAAGAATTAGGCTTACCTCTTTCAAAACGTGTTCGTATGATTATAGGAACAGATGAGGAAAGCAATTGGAAATGTGTAGATCACTACTTTAAAAACGAAGAAATGCCAACAATCGGTTTTGCACCAGATGCAGACTTTCCAATTATTAATGCAGAAAAAGGAATTTCTGATATACAAGTTGTGCAAAATGGTAGTGAAGAGAAAAAAGGTACATATGAACTTGTTTCATTTGATTCAGGGCGCCGTTTAAATATGGTTCCTGATTTTGCAGAAGCGGTTATTACAGGAGAAGATGTAAATGCACTTACAGTAGCATATGAAGAGTATTTACAAACTGCTAAAAAAATAGGGAAATCGACTATAGAAGGCAATACAGTGACGTTGCAAATAGAAGGAATTTCAGCGCACGGATCTACTCCTGAAAAAGGAGAAAATGCAGGTTTATTATTAGCAAACTTCTTAACTACAGTTTCACTTGATGGAAAAGCAACTGCATTTGCGACATTTGCAACAGAAACATTTACTGGTGATATTTTTGGTGAAAAAGCTACTATTGCTTATAAAGATGAAATTAGCGGTCCATTAACAGTGAATGTTGGTCGCCTTTCTTATACGAAAGAGAATGGTGGTAATTTAGGATTAAACGTACGTTACCCAGTTACGACTAACTTTGAAGAAATGATTGCAAAGTTAAAAGAATATGTAGGTACGTATGGATTTGCAGTAGCAGACTATTCTAACTCTCGTCCGCATCACGTTGATAAAGATCACGAGTTAATCCGTACGTTGCAACGTGTGTATGAAGAACAAACAGGTGAAAAAGCTGAATTGTTAGCAATCGGCGGAGGGACTTATGCTCGCTCATTAAAAGCTGGTGTGGCATTTGGACCGCTATTCCCTGGAAAAGAAGAACTTGCGCATCAAAAAGATGAGTACATTGAAATTGAAGACTTATTAAAAGCAACAGCAATTTACGCGCAAGCAATTCATGAATTGGCGAAGTAA
- a CDS encoding DeoR family transcriptional regulator — MKPTTTRMLTRIKSIYMYINENGTVTTKDLVDEFGITPRTIQRDLNVLQFNELVYSPCRGKWTTTGKKVRMTS; from the coding sequence TTGAAACCTACAACTACTCGTATGCTAACACGCATTAAATCAATTTATATGTACATCAATGAAAACGGAACGGTAACGACGAAAGACCTTGTAGATGAGTTCGGGATCACACCGCGAACGATACAACGTGATCTAAATGTGTTGCAGTTTAATGAACTCGTGTATAGCCCTTGCCGCGGTAAGTGGACAACAACAGGAAAGAAAGTGAGAATGACCTCATAA
- a CDS encoding pseudouridine synthase, whose product MRLDKLLANMGYGSRKEVKKLLKDGVVKIDGTPVKDAKVHVNVEEQEVMIHGEVVEYKEFVYLMMHKPQGVISATEDDNHETVIDLLELEDAIFDPFPVGRLDIDTEGFLLITNDGKLSHQLLSPKKHVPKKYYAHVAGVVTEEDVKEFAKGVILDDGYETKPGALTILKSDDISEIELVITEGKFHQVKRMFEAVGKKVVYLKRTEMGPLVLDEELELGQYRELTDEEVEMLRTYQVDTEK is encoded by the coding sequence GTGAGATTAGATAAATTATTAGCGAATATGGGATATGGAAGTAGAAAAGAAGTAAAGAAATTATTGAAAGATGGCGTTGTGAAAATTGATGGAACGCCAGTAAAAGATGCGAAAGTTCATGTAAATGTAGAAGAGCAAGAAGTTATGATTCACGGTGAAGTTGTGGAATACAAAGAGTTTGTTTACTTAATGATGCATAAACCACAAGGTGTTATTTCAGCGACGGAAGATGATAATCATGAAACAGTAATAGATTTATTAGAATTAGAAGATGCAATCTTTGATCCGTTCCCAGTTGGACGACTTGATATCGATACGGAAGGTTTCTTATTGATAACAAATGATGGGAAGTTATCACATCAATTATTATCTCCGAAAAAGCATGTGCCGAAAAAATACTATGCACACGTTGCAGGAGTAGTAACAGAAGAGGATGTAAAAGAGTTTGCTAAAGGTGTTATTTTAGACGATGGCTATGAAACAAAGCCAGGTGCGCTTACAATATTGAAAAGCGATGATATTTCTGAAATTGAGCTTGTGATTACGGAAGGGAAATTCCATCAAGTGAAGCGTATGTTTGAAGCAGTAGGGAAAAAAGTAGTCTACCTAAAAAGAACAGAGATGGGTCCGTTAGTATTAGATGAAGAACTAGAACTTGGACAATACCGAGAGCTAACAGATGAAGAAGTAGAAATGTTAAGAACATATCAAGTAGATACTGAAAAGTAG
- a CDS encoding polysaccharide biosynthesis protein, whose protein sequence is MSDSKFLRGTLIVTLGTFLVKFLGMIYVFPFHALVGTEGGTLYTYGYIPYTIFLSIATAGVPLAVSKFVSKYNALGDYKTSRRMFRSGMVMMIVTGVLSFLVLYMTAPLFAEAMLGKQSIHNNVGEVTTIIRLVSFALIVVPAASLIRGYFQGHQSMGPTTVSQIIEQIIRIIFLLAGSFIVIKVLGGTVATAVGVATFAAFVSAVGALGVLIWYWLKRKKYLDQYLIEQTVPESTVSTVQLFKELFAYAIPYVVIGLTIPLYQQIDTLTFNSIMQAIGQGDIAERALGIFTMWTHKLIMIPVSLATAFSLTLVPAITKSFTEKQYRYLKLQITQTFQANMFLTLPAVIGISTLAYPIYTAFYDSDPLGGQVLMWYAPVALLFALFTVTAAILQGINQQKHAIVALVMGVILKFVCNVIFIRYFGTVGAILATAVGFLASVWYTNRQIKKYAHYSFGVVYKRTFQIAVLTLIMVVAVKLSQWLLSFMISPDGRIGALITVAICAGIGGLVYGLLAIRTGVLERVFGGEALDKIQRKLGSRFKIKLKSRGA, encoded by the coding sequence ATGTCCGATTCGAAATTTCTGCGCGGAACGCTTATTGTTACGCTAGGGACATTTTTAGTAAAGTTCTTAGGCATGATTTACGTCTTTCCGTTTCATGCATTAGTAGGCACAGAAGGCGGAACGCTCTATACATATGGATACATTCCATATACGATCTTTTTAAGTATCGCAACGGCAGGTGTGCCGCTTGCTGTTTCGAAATTTGTTTCCAAATATAATGCGCTTGGCGATTATAAAACGAGCCGGAGAATGTTCCGCTCGGGAATGGTTATGATGATAGTAACAGGAGTTCTTTCGTTCCTAGTGCTGTACATGACGGCGCCATTGTTTGCAGAAGCGATGCTTGGTAAACAAAGTATACACAATAATGTAGGAGAAGTTACGACGATCATTCGTCTTGTAAGTTTCGCACTTATTGTTGTACCAGCAGCGAGTTTAATTCGTGGTTATTTCCAAGGTCACCAGTCTATGGGACCAACTACCGTTTCACAAATTATTGAACAAATTATTCGTATCATCTTTTTATTAGCTGGTAGTTTTATCGTTATTAAAGTACTTGGTGGTACAGTTGCAACAGCAGTTGGAGTAGCGACATTTGCTGCGTTCGTTTCAGCGGTTGGAGCACTCGGTGTGTTAATTTGGTACTGGTTAAAACGTAAAAAATATTTGGATCAATATTTAATTGAACAAACTGTACCAGAATCAACAGTAAGTACTGTTCAATTGTTTAAAGAGTTATTCGCATATGCGATTCCTTACGTTGTAATTGGGTTAACAATTCCTTTATATCAACAAATTGATACATTGACATTTAACTCAATTATGCAGGCGATTGGTCAAGGCGATATCGCAGAGCGAGCGCTTGGTATTTTCACAATGTGGACGCATAAGTTAATTATGATTCCTGTATCACTTGCAACAGCGTTTAGTTTAACGCTTGTACCAGCAATTACAAAATCATTTACTGAAAAACAATACCGCTATTTGAAATTACAAATTACACAAACATTCCAGGCAAATATGTTTTTAACATTGCCAGCAGTTATCGGTATTTCAACACTTGCATATCCAATTTACACTGCTTTCTATGACTCAGATCCATTAGGTGGACAAGTATTAATGTGGTATGCACCAGTTGCATTGTTATTTGCTTTATTTACGGTAACAGCGGCAATTCTTCAAGGGATTAATCAGCAAAAGCATGCGATTGTCGCGCTTGTTATGGGTGTTATTTTGAAATTTGTATGTAACGTAATCTTTATTCGTTATTTCGGTACAGTAGGAGCAATTCTAGCGACCGCAGTTGGTTTCTTAGCTTCTGTTTGGTATACAAATCGACAAATTAAAAAATATGCACACTATTCATTCGGTGTTGTATATAAAAGAACATTCCAAATTGCAGTACTGACACTTATAATGGTCGTTGCTGTAAAACTATCACAATGGCTTCTATCCTTCATGATTTCGCCTGATGGCCGTATTGGTGCTCTTATAACAGTTGCGATTTGTGCAGGTATTGGCGGTCTTGTTTACGGATTGTTAGCAATTCGCACAGGAGTACTTGAAAGAGTATTTGGCGGAGAAGCATTAGATAAAATTCAACGTAAACTTGGTAGTAGATTTAAAATAAAGTTGAAATCAAGAGGGGCGTAA
- a CDS encoding NAD(P)/FAD-dependent oxidoreductase, with translation MHYDVIVIGGGPSGLMAAIGAAEEGANVLLLDKGNKLGRKLAISGGGRCNVTNRLPLDEIVKHIPGNGRFLYSAFSIFNNEDIITFFENLGVKLKEEDHGRMFPVSNKAQSVVDSLLTRLKDLGVKIRTNTPVETIEYENGQTKAVVLQTGEVLETNHVVIAVGGKSVPQTGSTGDGYAWAEKAGHTITELFPTEVPILSNEPFIRDRSLQGLALRDINLSVLNPKGKAIISHKMDMLFTHFGLSGPAALRCSQFVVKALKKFKTNTIQMSIDALPEENSEQLFQRMLKQMKEDPKKGIKNVLKGYVPERYFLFLLEKNEIDGSEQAGQVSHEKIRALVKDFKEFTVNVNGTQSIEKAFVTGGGVSVKEINPKEMSSKFTNGLYFCGEVLDIHGYTGGYNITSALVTGRIAGTTAGENAKMQY, from the coding sequence ATGCATTATGATGTTATTGTCATCGGCGGCGGTCCTTCTGGGCTAATGGCTGCAATTGGTGCTGCAGAAGAAGGCGCAAATGTCTTGCTTCTTGATAAAGGAAATAAACTTGGGCGTAAACTTGCGATTTCTGGTGGCGGGCGCTGTAACGTAACGAACCGTCTACCACTTGATGAAATTGTTAAACATATACCAGGAAACGGTCGCTTCTTATACAGCGCTTTTTCTATTTTTAATAATGAAGATATTATTACATTCTTCGAAAATCTTGGTGTTAAATTGAAAGAAGAAGACCACGGTCGCATGTTCCCTGTGTCAAACAAAGCGCAATCTGTTGTAGACTCACTTTTAACACGATTAAAAGACTTAGGTGTAAAAATCCGTACAAATACGCCTGTTGAAACGATTGAATATGAAAATGGTCAAACGAAAGCAGTTGTACTGCAAACAGGCGAAGTGTTAGAAACGAATCACGTCGTTATCGCTGTTGGCGGAAAATCAGTTCCTCAAACTGGTTCCACTGGAGACGGATACGCTTGGGCTGAAAAAGCAGGTCATACAATTACAGAATTATTCCCAACAGAAGTACCTATTCTTTCAAACGAGCCGTTTATACGTGATCGCTCATTACAAGGTCTTGCTTTACGTGATATAAACTTAAGCGTATTAAACCCGAAAGGAAAAGCTATCATTTCTCACAAAATGGACATGCTCTTCACTCATTTTGGCCTATCTGGTCCTGCTGCTCTTCGCTGTAGTCAATTCGTCGTGAAAGCATTGAAAAAGTTTAAAACGAATACAATACAAATGAGTATTGATGCATTGCCAGAGGAAAATAGTGAGCAACTATTTCAGCGCATGCTGAAACAAATGAAAGAAGATCCGAAAAAAGGAATTAAAAACGTTTTAAAAGGTTATGTCCCTGAACGTTACTTCCTATTCTTACTAGAAAAAAATGAAATTGACGGTAGTGAACAAGCTGGACAAGTTTCTCACGAAAAGATTCGCGCACTTGTGAAAGACTTTAAAGAGTTTACTGTGAATGTAAATGGTACGCAGTCAATTGAAAAAGCATTCGTTACTGGCGGAGGTGTATCCGTGAAAGAAATTAACCCGAAAGAAATGTCTTCTAAATTTACGAACGGCTTATATTTCTGCGGAGAAGTTCTTGATATTCACGGTTATACTGGTGGCTATAATATTACATCAGCCCTTGTTACTGGTAGAATTGCCGGAACGACAGCTGGAGAAAACGCGAAAATGCAATATTAA
- a CDS encoding MDR family MFS transporter, whose translation MRKKVMMSLMLMTFLSAVEGTIVSTAIPRITSDLSGVELVSWVYAIYMLATAVSTPIYGKLADLFGRKKVLLIGATIFLVGSALCGVVTSMEQLIFFRALQGIGAGAVMPITMTIIGDLYSEAKDRAKAQGWMSAVWGVSGVIGPLVGGFLVDSLSWRYIFFLNVPFGIIACLMIVIYYKESIKPAKHHIDYLGATVFSLSTIALLYALLTGSSKQNWGDMTIIGLLIFAAISFIIFLFIEKKSPEPLIPLALFSNRTLSTINILTLIAGAMIISITMYLPIWSQGVLGKNATEAGLILMPIPVMWTFGAIFSGNLVGKLKTKQIILLGASILSVATFLLFTLSTNSPSFLIYVAVGLFGLGMGLVTPIYMVTIQAAVPAHTRGTAVGLNTFINTFSQTLGAAIFGTIFNTMIHARGIKNLDLVSGGHGGTTANVVSESQSALASSVHVIYMSTFVLAVCTLIIAWLLLKPATQTSEQ comes from the coding sequence ATGAGAAAAAAAGTCATGATGTCTTTAATGTTAATGACGTTTCTTTCTGCGGTAGAAGGAACGATTGTTAGTACAGCAATCCCTCGTATAACGAGTGATTTGTCAGGCGTCGAACTTGTTAGTTGGGTATATGCAATTTATATGCTTGCAACAGCTGTTTCGACTCCAATATACGGAAAGCTCGCTGATTTATTTGGTCGTAAAAAAGTTTTACTTATCGGAGCTACAATCTTTTTAGTCGGTTCTGCACTTTGCGGAGTCGTTACATCGATGGAACAATTAATTTTCTTCCGCGCGCTTCAAGGTATCGGTGCTGGTGCTGTTATGCCAATCACAATGACGATTATTGGAGACTTATATAGCGAAGCGAAAGACCGCGCGAAAGCACAAGGTTGGATGAGTGCTGTTTGGGGTGTATCCGGTGTTATCGGACCGTTAGTAGGTGGATTTTTAGTTGATTCTCTTTCTTGGCGTTATATTTTCTTCTTAAACGTCCCATTCGGAATTATCGCTTGCTTAATGATTGTAATTTACTACAAAGAATCTATTAAACCTGCTAAACATCATATCGATTATCTTGGTGCAACAGTTTTTTCATTAAGTACAATCGCTCTACTATATGCATTATTAACAGGTAGCAGTAAGCAAAACTGGGGAGACATGACAATTATCGGCCTATTAATCTTTGCCGCTATTTCATTCATTATTTTCTTGTTCATCGAGAAAAAATCTCCGGAACCATTAATTCCGCTAGCACTTTTCTCTAACCGTACATTATCTACGATAAATATATTAACTCTTATTGCTGGCGCAATGATTATTAGTATTACAATGTACCTTCCAATTTGGAGTCAAGGTGTATTAGGGAAAAATGCGACAGAAGCTGGACTTATTTTAATGCCAATTCCTGTTATGTGGACATTTGGCGCTATTTTCTCTGGTAACTTAGTAGGCAAATTAAAAACAAAACAAATCATTTTACTTGGAGCTAGCATTTTATCAGTCGCTACGTTCTTATTATTTACACTATCAACCAATTCACCATCGTTCCTTATTTATGTAGCAGTCGGATTATTCGGCTTAGGAATGGGGCTTGTGACACCGATTTACATGGTAACAATTCAAGCAGCCGTACCAGCTCATACACGCGGAACAGCTGTTGGTTTAAATACATTTATTAATACATTTAGTCAAACGTTAGGTGCTGCAATATTCGGTACAATCTTCAATACGATGATTCACGCACGTGGTATTAAAAATCTTGATCTTGTATCTGGTGGACATGGTGGTACTACAGCAAACGTAGTAAGCGAATCACAATCCGCATTAGCATCAAGTGTACACGTCATTTATATGAGCACTTTCGTATTAGCAGTATGTACATTAATTATCGCTTGGCTTTTATTAAAGCCAGCTACACAAACAAGCGAGCAATAA
- a CDS encoding ArsR/SmtB family transcription factor, with amino-acid sequence MSSSAAKYDVFQAIADPTRREVIRLLSDKELPISKITDHFPMSRTAVVKHLHILSEANLVSGRKSGREKIYRLHPEPLEELQQWLSYYERFWDNKLSMLKHIVENDE; translated from the coding sequence GTGTCCTCGTCAGCAGCGAAATATGATGTATTTCAAGCAATTGCTGATCCAACCCGCCGAGAAGTAATACGGTTATTAAGTGACAAAGAGTTACCGATTTCCAAAATAACGGATCATTTCCCGATGAGTCGTACTGCGGTTGTAAAGCACCTTCATATTCTTTCGGAAGCGAATTTAGTAAGTGGAAGAAAAAGCGGAAGAGAGAAGATATATCGTTTGCATCCAGAACCGTTAGAAGAATTACAACAGTGGCTCTCGTATTATGAACGTTTTTGGGATAATAAATTATCCATGCTGAAACATATTGTGGAGAATGATGAATAA